In Drosophila santomea strain STO CAGO 1482 chromosome 3L, Prin_Dsan_1.1, whole genome shotgun sequence, a single window of DNA contains:
- the LOC120450111 gene encoding uncharacterized protein LOC120450111 isoform X2 — MERRQALDSSMSSLYSVASSSNPNPRQPHTGHQLQTQQSQQSQQSQLDAFNYSATMSSSSPTPSQAMSTAMSTGTGTTHTTPPSSSSLRATTIGTVVVRCGPIQLVIALLQSPEKIYIKVVELEPKITALGENLDESLRMQREHDETLRNLQSLPGPMDEFVQKADKLLASKRISSELVNAMADTLNIIWQDILNLLQDRQHLLILCTQFHDKMTQCFRKMDQLELACEETLHPPDVPRVQEFLNRFKQLRIDMLTGVMAALKDGNELLAQLEELEKLETLDTRPEHIKRDATRAVHQVQQWLEALHDRRNALELAWQTRKIQMEQCLALALLGRELVDLEAALQQARMELNTMYSLGECEHTANEMLTKYREWKQQALLLRDRALKITRAKEKVQSAGHFTEEDACARAYAVLSGCTEHLDLVDQREHWLHQSREFFAKAEHTVSVLEKLELELTSVKLPPHSPESYAMYSKVDRDVRNFTEEPLRLGYGILDEVGRTQPETQGVKRVLDELENRKIYIQGICANSSEDQQKVQRALSEFLSHHNELLAWLRASGQLQLQQSVDMGSNLQQAKQFLLQHHELMQDLEIKGELINLLLESIKVHLESLSPQERYDVDSKAESLHKHWIELKDLVLKRVDYVSLLIDFFELANELSSQLDNLQRQLQQTPDEHKLQFLQATWTGIASTFGEMKSRGQRFINLKIVDPYLETKSSAQAVQETLNDFSKRQVDVTSSLENWTTNIAEKREVEYLLDKVMSDNEETVAKSTQVDTQLYPVFTSQSVDSKQLLISTREKLTNVTQDIERAQDEIQQRIQTTLGIQTKDQPSLAKIEQVINNLRMLKAKLDGIKYDYRTLVESVVQFLENIVQLRREIDDYFARQQKEPASGADRSIAEHEKFRDQCMDKFRSLITQSELLIDRVRVLEPPGAREIDTDRILKLLENLRLHFESNSSARMSTLERLEKIEQFRSDLEDIDRSLDSVSQQLHEINNQSVDSLAAAKTTSLAFEYFERTIELLEKRIEKFTESTSQQLFITNPESERYVKDELRKLNDKWQSFKDQVKQKRKSLNQATDFFEVVEKIDAEYREISYFYTSVSNKVPYLRDSVEAGNLVNDIENYVTSREAALRSKLDSASQCAHDMNKVSSLYNDVMNIFQSFIKLKMDINVVQERLKHEQRQKEQRERDARDQAEREKAIKEAEAKERLHREEQSRLESQRQQAAIEQAQRELAARELALREQAVREEESRLQAIREQASREQLAREQAAREEELRIQSLREIARREEEVRLQNIRDEETRIRREEEERIRRENESRSKREEEARIQREEITRLQTLRDQVDQQRIVTENIRKDIQVNSIFTELRYASPLFTRPLKDAVTREGDRFVFECEVTGTPEPAVEWFKDGISIQTNSDYKTTFDKGICRLVIEETFAADSARFSCRASNLVGTCDTNATLSVRENAAEVQLVPPRILRFLQSGKATEGSSFQFACVVAGVPLPTVQWFKNDKCIDDSPDYVISYNNGEATLKFEEVFLEDDAVYTCSASNPAGIEHCSASLIVEPLEPTELPSFKVPLSNAMARVGQKIKLEAIVGGIPRPEVYWLHNGKPFQPRDSKYEYGRVTLIIPQAYPNDAGSYVLSAKNLAGEAYTSCNVIVKGRLPNETSDSEMASDIEPIKPAVHLPLKDVSIFEGKPVRLDCVIVGQPEPEVIWYHNERPVKESADVQLLFQGDRCSLIIQEVYQEDAGHYKVVAINSAGEASSSCELKVTPLNQAEPATRAQAERQSLPKDSQPKFERLLSDVLADEGEQVVLEVQASGDQPLTAQWFLTNKELHLDHRITTQSDSELGIFKLILNNVSGDDKGVYTVKVTNPAGDAKCFSHLIVKSVNAPENRRSSQSSVEIIDRHQCPEFKELFSDKQGEIDEVIKFECIVKGKPTPKVHWFFNDQPVHGHNFLVSTSGERQVLTIQKLTHDAVGKISCVAENEAGKATCVAFLNIRGSGLPASSDVQTVSQEHNTESSRVTIKKQTFTTTSTSQVNSYEGNAPQTEVHHSSAHIDQSLKQLGQQRPEIVESHHYQELHKSKEMSSPSVQQKSFSFIQSSGANGQSAVAIPDSPTRLRREIAPRFTTPLSGKIVDQGADVSMEAIYDGFPSPEIKVEKNGGQLFEDAHTRISNKCNRVTIELKQVGVADAGRYAVTASNTVGQSTSTADLVVKKTIFPPVFGRRLQAQVSKKGEKLTMEVEVTGLPEPTVTWLKDDKPLKDAGISEHRLLAQGNSYRLIIEKAQTTDSGKYMVRATNAGGEAKSIADCAILEPSPERLQEVVKTIVYETGPVAPASEFKTEVPNQSQNSENQQSYQSSQTEVTSANDLHGLSESKVITEHRCTTEATMRLEHKSNYLDLPELTARPKTPTTNDTITITTNTATASMDQPDLTQPTITTTTTNKAPPPVPPKPCTPVVATTYGQQQQPPQTLTSTRYEQSEHKSTTSSSSFDYFKKIDEETIIQRPNPLTFKPLETVVRQPQAQSLAEELRSLNLIPGDAPEFCYSPKTERSEPKIPLITEKIKILSEVQPKEPPPQGGVPVFPPPLGLQTVQHESTTTKEVKVEYGQPIVRPAAVLATPAQQNPRSPSPKPSAEGVAMSRLWTPTGVTGYTSDVEQKSEKTVISKLATPTPTKELNAPFLVNQIVKSIPTTSPVTHLVNVVLEPGTPPEICFAPKVEETRRRSLVETMEQKLEQNLIQGPSKVLPHSVPTLTPNTAPPVQSKPLGNTTYRPPPPVLPTRLGIYESDYESDRYKYSGSESDVEPGVRKQPQLTAMETSFKSSGYTADTEEHSSYRKSESSFYETKSSSTIGSAPPQTQFPKLQPEPPAPIYFTPKPQPQVQPQAPPSQSNVHSQEAKDYKYTSSSMTSNYSHNMQSSSSSSHHETKFSSTSAPPPVVTYPSPIPAQRKTPAAEFSDYSSEIDERFRSVSRTNESDAEIKGYRVVFPPTPTPRTNIATNGHKSPVVVITPSPMEFEPTPQDYARPKFEPIGKEIRHEIKTETSSKQSKFMQNQHQSQPVFKTKPVAAKFIAATQQQQQKQPQATARPTMYYNAVAGAPMHVAKMATETKNVMQMHESTESSQRVVNMQQTKRVIHFDSAQEQRDQQILEPIPYSPATSRTPSRQSHLPPPATPTKFVPGEFRESDYESEVDGARIQPLWSPYGDGLTKGFRRVAPPQGAGRSCSLPRTYERVLSPMEFDRGPEMPSKIHVDINTLRKEQRGGSTVTTQNRTQSLNRNTTMRKQQQHQQQQQQQQSMDQIDRAGTLPRYGYGSLQQQAENQGRRMGSTFLQKSHQFVDDVSREIRSSASNGIRPGFKRAPSEGSSQQPQAFRDESRVSQYGTKCVDPNTGLIYFKYDFGYEFGILFPGEGHKFVSSQWNSSGNSNSNVMPIKNGRHSPYPLKLPPGNELVIPVQHERTAQGYSSDNEVQRRSQTRNWSSTRPMAPRTVNSHKRYSLPSGHSLDIHLDRLHAQAPRLPPDQMIRTVPELPNTEPVNAHLNRDELAQRQPLFITPLKDIAVGVGGTARFECIVQAHPQPQVNWTHNGGLLESGSRHCIEYRNGVCRLTLPQAYPDDNGSYACTAINPLGAATTSGNLTVSSTNRGFRY; from the exons ATGGAACGCCGCCAAGCCCTAGACTCATCGATGTCTTCGCTCTACTCGGTCGCCTCCTCCTCGAATCCCAATCCCCGCCAGCCGCACACCGGCCACCAACTTCAGACGCAGCAGTCCCAGCAATCTCAGCAGTCCCAGCTAGACGCCTTCAATTATTCAGCAACAATGTCATCATCGTCGCCGACTCCAAGTCAGGCCATGTCCACAGCCATGTCCACGGGCACGGGCACCACCCACACCACACCgccatcctcctcctccctgAGAGCCACCACCATTGGCACCGTTGTCGTCCGATGCGGACCCATCCAGCTGGTGATAGCGCTCCTACAA AGTCCGGAAAAGATCTACATCAAAGTGGTGGAATTGGAGCCAAAGATCACAGCGCTTGGGGAGAATCTGGACGAATCTCTGCGCATGCAAAGGGAGCATGATGAAACTCTTCGCAACCTACAG AGTCTGCCAGGACCAATGGATGAGTTCGTCCAGAAGGCGGACAAACTGTTGGCTAGCAAGCGCATCAGTTCGGAACTGGTCAATGCCATGGCCGATACGCTCAACATCATTTGGCAGGACATACTGAATCTTCTGCAGGATCGTCAGCACCTTCTGATACTGTGCACACAGTTCCACGATAAGATGACGCAGTGCTTCAGGAAGATGGACCAACTGGAACTGGCCTGCGAGGAGACACTCCATCCACCGGATGTGCCGCGTGTCCAGGAATTCCTGAACAGATTCAAGCAGCTGAGGATAGACATGCTCACCGGTGTGATGGCAGCCCTGAAAGATGGCAATGAGCTGCTGGCGCAACTGGAGGAGTTGGAAAAGCTGGAGACTCTCGATACAAGACCGGAGCACATTAAACGAGACGCAACGAGGGCAGTTCACCAAGTTCAGCAGTGGCTAGAGGCTCTGCACGACCGGAGAAACGCCCTAGAACTCGCCTGGCAGACGAGGAAAATCCAAATGGAGCAGTGTCTCGCATTGGCATTGTTGGGTAGGGAATTAGTCGACCTGGAGGCAGCTCTCCAGCAAGCCAGAATGGAGCTGAATACCATGTACAGCCTGGGCGAGTGCGAGCACACGGCCAATGAAATGCTCACCAAATACAGGGAGTGGAAACAGCAGGCCCTACTCCTCCGGGATCGTGCTCTTAAGATCACGCGAGCCAAGGAGAAGGTCCAGTCCGCTGGTCACTTCACCGAAGAAGACGCATGTGCTAGGGCTTATGCGGTCTTAAGTGGCTGCACAGAGCACTTGGATCTGGTGGATCAGCGAGAACACTGGCTGCATCAATCCCGAGAGTTTTTCGCCAAGGCTGAGCACACTGTGAGTGTTCTGGAGAAACTAGAACTGGAGCTGACCAGCGTGAAACTGCCTCCTCATTCGCCGGAGAGCTATGCCATGTACTCCAAAGTGGATCGCGATGTTCGCAACTTTACCGAGGAACCTTTGCGCTTGGGTTATGGCATTCTCGACGAAGTGGGACGCACTCAGCCGGAGACTCAAGGTGTGAAGAGAGTCCTTGACGAGTTGGAGAACAGGAAGATTTACATCCAGGGAATCTGTGCCAACAGCAGCGAGGATCAGCAGAAGGTTCAGCGAGCATTGAGCGAATTCCTGAGCCACCACAATGAGCTTTTGGCCTGGCTGAGAGCCTCCGGCCAACTCCAATTGCAGCAAAGCGTGGATATGGGCTCAAATCTCCAACAGGCCAAGCAGTTCCTTCTCCAGCACCATGAACTCATGCAGGATCTCGAG ATAAAAGGCGAACTGATCAACCTGCTGCTCGAATCCATCAAGGTCCATCTGGAATCCTTGAGTCCGCAAGAGCGCTACGATGTGGACTCCAAGGCGGAATCCCTGCACAAGCATTGGATCGAACTTAAGGACCTGGTTCTTAAGCGCGTGGACTACGTGTCCTTGCTGATAGACTTCTTTGAGCTGGCCAACGAGCTCTCCAGCCAGCTGGACAACTTGCAGCGCCAACTGCAGCAAACTCCAGACGAGCACAAGCTGCAATTCCTCCAGGCCACTTGGACGGGCATCGCATCCACCTTCGGAGAGATGAAGTCCCGCGGACAGCGATTCATCAACCTAAAA ATTGTGGATCCATATCTCGAGACCAAATCCTCGGCACAGGCGGTGCAAGAGACGCTGAACGACTTCAGTAAGCGGCAGGTCGACGTGACGAGCAGTTTGGAGAATTGGACAACGAACATTGCGGAGAAGCGAGAAGTCGAATATCTACTCGATAAAGTCATGAGCGACAACGAGGAG ACCGTGGCCAAGAGCACCCAGGTGGACACGCAGTTGTACCCCGTATTCACTTCCCAGAGCGTGGACTCCAAGCAGCTGTTGATCAGCACCCGCGAGAAGCTGACTAACGTGACCCAGGACATCGAACGGGCCCAGGATGAGATACAGCAGCGCATCCAGACGACGCTGGGCATTCAGACCAAGGATCAGCCATCGCTGGCCAAGATCGAGCAGGTGATCAACAACCTGCGCATGCTGAAGGCCAAGTTGGACGGCATCAAGTACGATTATCGCACTTTGGTGGAGAGTGTGGTTCAGTTTCTGGAGAACATAGTGCAGCTGCGTCGCGAAATCGACGACTACTTCGCCAGGCAGCAGAAAGAACCCGCATCCGGCGCTGATCGCAGCATTGCGGAGCACGAGAAATTCCGCGATCAGTGCATGGATAAATTTAGATCGCTAATCACACAATCCGAGCTGCTGATCGATCGAGTGCGCGTACTGGAACCGCCGGGTGCCCGGGAAATCGACACCGACCGCATACTGAAGCTGCTCGAGAACCTGCGCCTTCACTTCGAGTCCAACAGCAGTGCACGCATGTCCACCCTAGAGCGTCTGGAGAAGATCGAGCAGTTCCGCTCCGATCTCGAGGACATCGATCGAAGCCTGGACAGCGTTAGCCAGCAGCTGCACGAGATCAACAACCAGAGCGTCGACAGTCTGGCGGCGGCCAAAACCACGTCGCTGGCGTTTGAGTATTTTGAACGGACCATAGAG CTGCTCGAGAAGCGGATCGAGAAGTTTACGGAGTCCACGAGCCAACAGCTTTTTATTACCAATCCCGAGAGCGAGCGGTACGTCAAGGACGAACTGCGCAAACTCAACGACAAATGGCAGAGCTTCAAGGATCAAGTGAAGCAGAAACGAAAGAGCCTCAACCAGGCGACCGACTTCTTCGAAGTGGTCGAGAAG ATCGACGCGGAGTACCGTGAGATTAGCTACTTTTACACCAGCGTGTCCAACAAGGTTCCATATCTGCGCGATTCCGTGGAAGCGGGAAATTTGGTCAATGATATCGAAAACTATGTGACCAGCCGGGAGGCTGCTCTGCGCTCCAAGTTGGATAGTGCCTCGCAATGTGCCCACGATATGAACAAGGTGTCGTCGCTGTACAACGATGTAATGAACATCTTCCAGTCCTTCATCAAGCTTAAGATGGACATTAATGTGGTGCAAGAGAGGCTGAAGCACGAGCAGCGCCAAAAGGAGCAAAGGGAACGGGATGCTCGCGACCAAGCCGAACGGGAGAAGGCTATAAAGGAAGCGGAGGCCAAGGAAAGACTGCACAGAGAAGAGCAATCCCGCCTGGAGAGCCAGCGCCAGCAGGCGGCCATTGAGCAAGCTCAGAGGGAATTGGCAGCCAGAGAATTGGCTCTGAGGGAGCAAGCTGTCCGGGAGGAGGAGTCTAGACTGCAGGCCATTCGGGAGCAGGCCAGTCGAGAACAATTGGCCAGGGAACAGGCAGCCAGGGAGGAGGAGTTACGCATCCAATCGCTTAGGGAGATTGCCCGCAGGGAAGAGGAAGTGCGCCTCCAAAATATCAGGGATGAGGAAACCCGCATTCGccgcgaggaggaggagcgcaTTCGTAGAGAAAACGAGTCACGATCGAAGCGCGAAGAGGAAGCCCGCATCCAGCGTGAGGAGATCACCAGACTCCAGACCCTACGCGATCAGGTGGACCAGCAGCGAATTGTAACCGAAAACATCCGCAAGGACATTCAGGTTAACTCCATTTTCACGGAGCTGCGCTATGCCTCTCCGCTTTTCACCCGTCCTCTGAAAGATGCAGTTACCCGCGAGGGAGACCGATTCGTCTTCGAATGCGAGGTCACGGGAACTCCGGAACCCGCCGTGGAATGGTTCAAGGATGGCATCAGTATCCAAACTAATTCCGATTATAAGACCACCTTCGATAAGGGAATCTGCAGATTGGTAATCGAGGAAACCTTTGCCGCAGACTCAGCTCGTTTCAGTTGCCGAGCCTCGAATCTGGTGGGTACTTGCGATACTAATGCCACTTTATCCGTCCGGGAAAATGCAGCCGAAGTGCAGTTGGTTCCACCACGGATCCTTCGGTTCTTGCAGAGTGGCAAGGCCACCGAGGGAAGCTCCTTTCAGTTTGCTTGCGTGGTGGCTGGAGTTCCCTTGCCCACTGTTCAGTGGTTCAAAAATGACAAGTGCATCGACGATTCTCCGGATTACGTGATCAGCTACAACAATGGTGAGGCCACTCTGAAGTTCGAGGAGGTCTTTTTGGAGGATGATGCGGTGTACACCTGCAGTGCCTCCAATCCGGCAGGCATTGAACATTGCTCGGCTTCTCTGATTGTGGAAC CTCTGGAACCCACAGAGCTACCCAGTTTCAAGGTTCCCCTTTCAAATGCCATGGCGCGTGTGGGTCAGAAAATCAAGCTGGAGGCCATCGTGGGCGGAATTCCCAGGCCAGAAGTCTACTGGCTGCACAATGGCAAACCCTTCCAGCCGCGCGATTCCAAG TACGAATACGGCCGCGTAACGCTGATAATCCCGCAGGCTTATCCCAACGACGCCGGATCCTACGTCCTGAGCGCCAAGAACCTGGCTGGCGAAGCCTATACCAGTTGCAACGTGATAGTAAAGGGTCGACTGCCCAACGAGACCTCCGATTCCGAGATGGCCAGCGATATAGAACCGATCAAACCCGCCGTGCACTTGCCCCTGAAGGATGTCTCCATATTCGAGGGTAAGCCCGTGAGGCTGGACTGCGTGATTGTGGGTCAACCCGAGCCCGAGGTCATCTGGTACCACAATGAGCGACCTGTTAAGGAGTCCGCCGACGTTCAGTTGCTTTTCCAAGGGGACAGATGCTCCCTAATCATCCAAGAGGTGTACCAAGAGGATGCAGGGCACTACAAGGTGGTGGCCATTAATTCGGCTGGAGAAGCTTCCAGTAGTTGTGAACTCAAGGTTACTCCTCTGAATCAAGCGGAACCTGCCACTCGGGCGCAGGCGGAGAGGCAATCCTTACCGAAAGACTCGCAGCCAAAGTTCGAGAGACTTCTATCCGATGTCTTGGCAGATGAAGGCGAGCAAGTGGTCCTCGAGGTGCAGGCCAGTGGCGACCAACCCTTGACGGCCCAGTGGTTCCTGACCAACAAGGAGCTCCACCTGGATCATCGGATTACCACACAATCCGACTCCGAACTGGGAATCTTTAAACTTATCCTGAACAACGTGAGTGGCGATGACAAGGGTGTGTATACTGTAAAGGTGACCAATCCTGCGGGAGATGCCAAATGCTTTTCGCATCTCATAGTGAAGTCCGTGAATGCTCCCGAAAACCGTAGAAGTAGCCAATCGTCGGTTGAAATCATAGACCGTCACCAGTGTCCCGAATTCAAAGAACTGTTTAGTGACAAACAAGGTGAAATCGATGAGGTGATCAAGTTCGAGTGCATTGTCAAGGGCAAGCCCACACCAAAGGTCCACTGGTTTTTTAACGACCAACCCGTTCATGGTCATAATTTCCTCGTGTCTACAAGTGGAGAACGTCAAGTGCTGACCATTCAGAAGTTAACCCACGATGCCGTGGGCAAGATCAGTTGTGTGGCTGAGAATGAGGCGGGCAAGGCCACCTGTGTGGCCTTTTTGAATATCCGAGGAAGTGGTTTGCCCGCCTCCAGTGATGTTCAGACTGTGAGCCAGGAGCACAACACCGAATCCTCGAGGGTCACGATCAAAAAGCAGACCTTTACCACCACTTCCACCTCGCAGGTCAATTCCTATGAGGGAAATGCTCCTCAAACCGAGGTTCATCACTCCTCCGCTCACATCGATCAATCCCTGAAGCAACTTGGACAACAGCGGCCGGAGATTGTGGAGAGCCATCACTACCAGGAGTTGCATAAGAGCAAGGAGATGAGCAGCCCCAGTGTGCAGCAAAAGTCCTTTAGCTTTATCCAATCCAGTGGAGCCAACGGACAATCCGCAGTAGCAATACCAGACTCGCCCACTCGCCTCAGAAGAGAAATAGCTCCCAGATTCACCACTCCCCTTAGTGGAAAAATCGTGGATCAGGGCGCCGATGTCAGCATGGAGGCCATTTACGATGGCTTTCCGTCGCCCGAGATCAAGGTGGAAAAGAATGGAGGGCAGCTGTTCGAGGATGCCCACACTAGGATCTCCAACAAGTGCAATCGCGTGACCATCGAACTCAAacaagtgggcgtggccgatGCGGGACGATACGCGGTGACAGCCTCCAATACTGTGGGTCAATCCACCAGCACAGCGGACTTGGTCGTTAAAA AGACCATATTCCCGCCTGTTTTTGGCCGACGTCTGCAGGCTCAAGTTAGCAAGAAGGGCGAGAAACTGACCATGGAGGTGGAGGTCACCGGGTTGCCGGAACCGACGGTCACCTGGCTGAAGGACGATAAGCCGCTAAAGGATGCTGGAATTTCCGAGCACCGCTTGCTCGCCCAGGGCAACTCCTACAGGCTGATCATCGAAAAGG CGCAAACGACGGACTCCGGAAAATACATGGTGCGTGCCACAAATGCGGGAGGTGAGGCCAAGAGCATTGCCGACTGTGCCATCCTCGAGCCTTCGCCGGAACGCTTGCAGGAGGTGGTCAAGACGATTGTCTATGAGACGGGTCCTGTGGCTCCGGCCAGCGAATTCAAAACTGAA GTGCCGAATCAAAGTCAGAACAGCGAAAACCAACAGTCGTACCAGAGCAGTCAGACCGAAGTGACTAGTGCCAATGATCTCCACGGTCTGTCCGAGTCGAAAGTGATCACTGAGCATCGTTGCACTACCGAGGCAACCATGCGTCTAGAGCACAAATCGAACTACCTGGATCTGCCCGAGTTGACCGCGCGACCCAAGACACCAACCACAAACGATACTATCACCATCACCACAAACACTGCCACCGCCAGCATGGATCAGCCAGATCTGACACAgcccaccatcaccaccaccaccaccaacaaaGCCCCACCGCCAGTACCACCCAAACCCTGTACGCCCGTGGTGGCCACCACCTatggccaacagcagcaaccaccACAGACGCTGACCAGCACCAGATACGAGCAGAGCGAGCACAAGTCAACCACATCGTCCTCCTCGTTCGACTACTTCAAGAAGATCGATGAAGAGACCATCATCCAGCGGCCAAATCCATTAACATTTAAGCCCCTGGAGACTGTGGTACGACAACCTCAGGCACAATCTCTGGCGGAGGAGCTCAGGAGTCTCAACCTAATACCCGGAGATGCTCCAGAGTTCTGTTACTCACCGAAAACCGAAAGAAGCGAGCCCAAGATACCCCTAATTACTGAGAAAATCAAGATACTTTCCGAGGTCCAACCCAAGGAGCCACCACCACAGGGTGGTGTACCCGTCTTTCCACCTCCTCTGGGTCTCCAAACTGTGCAACACGAAAGCACAACCACTAAGGAGGTGAAGGTGGAGTATGGACAACCAATTGTGCGCCCTGCGGCGGTGTTAGCCACTCCTGCTCAGCAGAACCCACGCTCACCCTCTCCCAAACCCTCCGCCGAAGGAGTGGCCATGTCGAGATTATGGACACCAACTGGGGTCACTGGTTACACCAGTGATGTTGAGCAGAAATCGGAGAAAACAGTAATCTCCAAGCTGGCCACACCAACTCCAACCAAGGAGCTGAATGCACCCTTCCTGGTAAATCAGATAGTAAAGAGCATACCAACAACTTCTCCCGTAACGCACTTGGTGAATGTGGTACTGGAACCAGGGACACCACCAGAGATTTGCTTTGCGCCCAAGGTAGAAGAAACCCGTCGACGTTCCTTGGTTGAGACCATGGAGCAGAAACTGGAACAAAATTTGATCCAGGGACCCAGCAAGGTCTTGCCGCACTCGGTGCCCACCCTGACACCAAACACCGCACCACCTGTTCAGTCGAAACCTTTGGGTAACACCACTTACAGACCACCGCCTCCAGTTCTACCCACCCGATTGGGAATCTACGAAAGCGACTATGAGAGTGATCGGTACAAGTATAGTGGCAGTGAATCGGATGTGGAGCCCGGAGTTCGCAAGCAGCCACAACTGACCGCCATGGAGACCTCCTTTAAGTCCAGTGGCTACACAGCGGATACTGAGGAGCATTCTAGCTACCGCAAGTCGGAGTCAAGTTTTTACGAAACCAAGTCATCGTCCACTATTGGAAGCGCACCACCGCAAACACAGTTCCCGAAGTTGCAGCCTGAGCCACCGGCACCGATTTACTTCACGCCAAAGCCACAACCGCAGGTGCAACCACAGGCGCCACCATCTCAATCGAATGTTCACAGTCAGGAGGCGAAG GACTACAAGTACACCTCCTCGAGTATGACCAGTAACTACTCCCACAACAtgcagagcagcagcagttcctCCCATCACGAGACCAAGTTCTCCTCGACGTCAGCACCGCCACCAGTGGTTACCTATCCTAGTCCTATTCCTGCCCAGAGGAAAACCCCGGCGGCGGAGTTCAGTGACTACAGCAGTGAGATTGATGAACGCTTCCGTTCCGTGTCCCGCACCAATGAATCCGATGCAGAGATCAAGGGGTACCGAGTGGTCTTTCCACCCACGCCTACTCCTCGCACAAACATAGCCACCAATGGCCACAAATCGCCAGTGGTGGTAATTACCCCTTCGCCCATGGAATTCGAACCGACTCCTCAGGACTACGCTAGGCCCAAATTTGAACCGATTGGCAAGGAGATACGCCATGAAATCAAGACGGAGACTAGCTCCAAACAATCCAAGTTTATGCAGAACCAACACCAGAGTCAGCCAGTCTTTAAGACAAAACCAGTGGCGGCCAAATTTATTGCGGCaacccaacaacaacagcagaagcagccACAGGCCACAGCCCGTCCGACCATGTACTACAATGCTGTTGCTGGAGCTCCGATGCACGTGGCCAAGATGGCCACCGAAACCAAGAACGTGATGCAGATGCACGAGTCCACTGAGAGTTCACAGCGGGTGGTGAATATGCAACAGACCAAGAGGGTAATACACTTTGATAGTGCGCAGGAGCAGAGGGATCAGCAGATCCTGGAACCCATCCCCTACAGTCCCGCCACCAGTCGTACGCCCTCGAGGCAATCCCATCTGCCAccgccagccacgcccactaaaTTTGTGCCCGGAGAATTCCGGGAGAGTGATTACGAGAGTGAGGTTGATGGAGCACGCATCCAACCACTGTGGTCTCCTTACGGCGATGGTTTGACCAAAGGTTTCAGGCGGGTGGCGCCACCTCAAGGAGCTGGTCGATCGTGCAGTCTGCCCCGGACCTATGAAAGGGTCTTGTCTCCCATGGAATTCGATCGAGGTCCTGAGATGCCCAGCAAGATCCACGTGGATATAAACACTCTGAGGAAAGAGCAACGCGGGGGCAGTACAGTGACAACACAAAATCGTACGCAATCCTTGAACAGGAACACCACCATGAggaaacagcagcaacatcagcaacagcaacagcagcagcagtccaTGGATCAGATCGACAGGGCCGGAACTCTGCCCCGTTATGGTTATGGTTCCCTCCAGCAGCAAGCAGAGAATCAGGGTCGTCGCATGGGCTCCACCTTCCTCCAGAAGTCCCATCAGTTTGTCGACGATGTTAGCAGGGAGATCAGAAGCTCCGCTTCGAACGGCATCCGTCCGGGTTTCAAAAGGGCTCCCAGCGAAGGCAGCAGCCAGCAACCTCAGGCCTTTCGGGATGAATCGCGCGTTTCTCAATACG GAACCAAATGCGTCGACCCCAATACCGGTTTGATATACTTCAAGTATGATTTTGGCTATGAATTTGGCATCCTTTTCCCTGGCGAGGGTCACAAGTTCGTCAGTAGCCAGTGGAACAGCAGtggcaatagcaatagcaatgtCATGCCAATCAAAAATGGACGTCACTCCCCATATCCTTTGAAACTTCCCCCTGGAAATGAGCTGGTGATTCCCGTTCAGCACGAGAGAACCGCTCAAGGATACAGTTCAGATAACGAAGTGCAGCGAAGGAGCCAGACCAGGAATTGGTCGTCTACCAGGCCAATGGCACCACGAACAGTCAACAGCCACAAGCGCTATAGCCTGCCCAGTGGCCACAGCCTTGACATCCATCTCGATCGCCTCCATGCCCAGGCACCTCGGCTGCCTCCGGATCAGATGATCCGCACAG TGCCGGAGCTGCCCAATACGGAACCCGTCAATGCGCATCTGAATCGCGATGAGCTGGCACAAAGGCAGCCATTATTCATAACG CCGCTGAAAGACATCGCGGTCGGAGTGGGAGGCACGGCGCGCTTCGAGTGCATTGTACAGGCCCATCCGCAGCCGCAGGTCAACTGGACGCACAACGGCGGTCTCCTGGAGTCGGGTAGCAGGCACTGCATCGAGTACCGCAACGGCGTGTGCCGGCTAACTCTGCCGCAGGCCTATCCGG ATGACAACGGCAGCTATGCCTGCACCGCCATAAATCCTCTGGGAGCGGCCACCACAAGCGGAAATTTGACCGTTTCGAGCACAAACCGCGGATTTAGATACTAA